A genomic segment from Triticum dicoccoides isolate Atlit2015 ecotype Zavitan chromosome 1A, WEW_v2.0, whole genome shotgun sequence encodes:
- the LOC119368943 gene encoding transcription factor MYB3R-4-like isoform X2 — MVKKYGPTKWSTIAQALSGRIGKQCRERWHNHLNPGINKDAWTQEEEIRLIQAHHIYGNKWAELSKFLPGRTDNAIKNHWHSSVKKKYESYRAEGLLAQFQGLPAALYPTGSLNVDSSSAMMQQNSDGSGLNVNQEVQDSSEFSQSALANISSSQVEQVDEPVGCHGQIHSSDGAHDSYSSCQEACDTKANDAASTLPETRHQLSISENDPDMHWQQDLSVADFDLQSELWQDISYQSLTAPDSISADSFFSPNYQHSACSSEVANNFEEPLYPLHTYSSSRTGTVHHQSSATSVPPSFICSGRASQIVSSELPIVPESKEQQMTSVEESLPIVPESKEQQLTSVEESQPLESTTMGREASPNHGKSVVGQKQHSESLCYEPPCFPSLEVPFVSCELISSSDLPEYSPLGIRQFMRPSMSFSTPLRLWSSPTRDRSPDDVLKSAAKSSVCTPSIMKKRQREPPSPIPDVRLAKKMGTEKDCGSSAMPSTRTERSCRDATRDDSLDLIPENSKDIIYQGKTEDNANINTLEKRERCSTTERDTAYNLVSAGILTDRNGPNPERRKLNTPTKSFSKDIISSRSKPTELLVEKSSVYINADYEYVNILADTPGIKRGLESPSAWKSPLFTNFQDGFFMSPTGTTFDALGLVKQINEQNAPALEEAHELLESGSLCNKESSDKENIKHIVIKKEHATTNQISNVMSEARILDFNECTTPVKKKEDNRCSTLGRSPTSSYVLKNVR, encoded by the exons ATGGTAAAGAAATATGGACCCACGAAATGGTCAACCATCGCCCAAGCTTTGTCAGGACGCATTGGGAAGCAATGTCGCGAAAG GTGGCACAATCACCTTAATCCTGGTATAAACAAAGATGCATGGACGCAAGAAGAGGAGATAAGGCTCATTCAGGCTCATCACATATACGGAAACAAATGGGCTGAACTGTCAAAATTTCTACCAGGAAG GACGGACAATGCAATAAAAAATCATTGGCACAGCTCAGTTAAGAAGAAATATGAATCGTATAGAGCAGAAGGATTACTGGCTCAGTTCCAGGGCCTACCAGCTGCTCTATATCCTACAGGGAGTCTAAATGTTGATTCATCATCTGCAATGATGCAGCAAAATAGTGATGGCAGTGGTTTGAATGTTAATCAGGAGGTACAAGATTCCTCGGAGTTTAGCCAATCAGCATTGGCTAATATTTCTTCTTCTCAAGTGGAGCAAGTTGATGAGCCTGTGGGCTGTCATGGGCAAATACATTCCAGTGATGGAGCGCATGACTCTTACTCTTCATGTCAGGAAGCATGCGATACTAAAGCCAACGATGCTGCCTCTACTTTACCAGAGACTCGTCACCAGTTGTCAATCTCTGAAAATGATCCAGATATGCACTGGCAGCAAGACCTTTCTGTAGCCGACTTCGATCTTCAGTCAGAACTGTGGCAGGATATTTCTTATCAGAGTCTTACTGCACCAGACTCCATCAGTGCTGATTCTTTCTTCAGCCCAAATTACCAGCACAGTGCATGCTCATCTGAAGTTGCGAACAATTTTGAAGAACCACTTTATCCATTGCATACATACTCATCAAGCAGGACAGGCACTGTGCATCATCAAAGTTCTGCAACATCAGTACCTCCATCCTTTATTTGTTCAGGCCGTGCTAGCCAGATTGTTTCCAGTGAACTGCCTATAGTACCAGAATCCAAAGAGCAACAGATGACAAGTGTTGAAGAGTCACTGCCTATAGTGCCAGAATCCAAAGAGCAACAGCTGACAAGTGTTGAAGAGTCACAACCTTTGGAATCTACAACCATGGGAAGAGAAGCGTCACCAAACCATGGTAAATCCGTGGTAGGACAAAAGCAGCATTCAGAATCTTTATGCTATgaacctccttgctttccaagcctTGAAGTTCCATTTGTCAGCTGCGAGCTCATAAGCTCGAGTGACCTGCCAGAATATAGTCCTCTTGGCATTCGACAGTTCATGAGGCCATCCATGAGCTTCTCCACTCCACTAAGATTATGGAGCTCCCCTACACGCGATAGGAGTCCTGATGATGTGCTGAAAAGTGCTGCCAAAAGTTCTGTATGCACACCGTCGATAATGAAGAAGCGGCAGAGAGAGCCCCCATCTCCTATTCCAGATGTAAGACTTGCAAAGAAAATGGGTACTGAAAAGGATTGTGGTAGCTCAGCCATGCCATCCACAAGAACTGAGAGATCTTGCAGAGATGCCACTCGAGATGATTCGCTTGATTTGATTCCTGAAAATTCGAAAGATATCATTTATCAGGGTAAAACTGAAGATAATGCAAACATAAATACTTTGGAGAAACGAGAGAGATGTTCCACTACCGAGAGGGATACCGCTTACAATCTA GTATCCGCAGGGATTCTTACTGATAGGAATGGTCCAAATCCAGAACGTCGGAAGCTAAATACCCCTACAAAAtctttttctaaagacataatatcttCTCGATCAAAACCAACAGAACTTCTCGTTGAAAAATCTTCAGTGTATATCAATGCTGATTATGAGTATGTAAACAT ACTAGCTGATACCCCAGGAATCAAAAGAGGGTTAGAATCTCCTTCTGCATGGAAATCTCCTTTGTTCACAAACTTCCAG GATGGATTCTTCATGAGCCCAACAGGCACAACTTTTGATGCTCTAGGATTGGTgaagcaaataaatgagcagaacgctCCAGCTCTGGAGGAAGCGCATGAACTCCTGGAAAGTGGGAGCCTATGTAACAAGGAAAGCTCTGATAAGGAAAACATAAAACATATTGTTATCAAGAAGGAACATGCTACAACCAATCAGATATCCAATGTCATG TCGGAAGCAAGGATTCTTGATTTCAACGAGTGCACCACACCTGTGAAGAAGAAAGAAGACAACAGATGCAGCACTTTAGGAAGATCTCCAACTTCCTCTTATGTCTTGAAGAATGTGCGGTAG
- the LOC119368943 gene encoding myb-related protein B-like isoform X1 gives MTSDKGRTSKKAAEGSPSALAVPDGRASSGPQKGQLSNGRTTGPARRSTKGNWTLEEDDILRKAVEIHNGKNWKKIAECFPDRTDVQCLHRWQKVLNPELVKGPWSKEEDDIIIQMVKKYGPTKWSTIAQALSGRIGKQCRERWHNHLNPGINKDAWTQEEEIRLIQAHHIYGNKWAELSKFLPGRTDNAIKNHWHSSVKKKYESYRAEGLLAQFQGLPAALYPTGSLNVDSSSAMMQQNSDGSGLNVNQEVQDSSEFSQSALANISSSQVEQVDEPVGCHGQIHSSDGAHDSYSSCQEACDTKANDAASTLPETRHQLSISENDPDMHWQQDLSVADFDLQSELWQDISYQSLTAPDSISADSFFSPNYQHSACSSEVANNFEEPLYPLHTYSSSRTGTVHHQSSATSVPPSFICSGRASQIVSSELPIVPESKEQQMTSVEESLPIVPESKEQQLTSVEESQPLESTTMGREASPNHGKSVVGQKQHSESLCYEPPCFPSLEVPFVSCELISSSDLPEYSPLGIRQFMRPSMSFSTPLRLWSSPTRDRSPDDVLKSAAKSSVCTPSIMKKRQREPPSPIPDVRLAKKMGTEKDCGSSAMPSTRTERSCRDATRDDSLDLIPENSKDIIYQGKTEDNANINTLEKRERCSTTERDTAYNLVSAGILTDRNGPNPERRKLNTPTKSFSKDIISSRSKPTELLVEKSSVYINADYEYVNILADTPGIKRGLESPSAWKSPLFTNFQDGFFMSPTGTTFDALGLVKQINEQNAPALEEAHELLESGSLCNKESSDKENIKHIVIKKEHATTNQISNVMSEARILDFNECTTPVKKKEDNRCSTLGRSPTSSYVLKNVR, from the exons ATGACAAGTGACAAGGGAAGGACTTCAAAGAAGGCCGCTGAGGGTTCACCCTCTGCTTTGGCTGTGCCTGATGGAAGAGCCAGCAGTGGACCTCAGAAGGGGCAGTTGTCCAATGG GAGGACAACGGGTCCAGCAAGGCGCTCGACCAAGGGAAATTGGACCCTCGAAGAG GACGATATACTTCGGAAGGCTGTTGAAATCCACAATGGGAAAAATTGGAAAAAGATAG CTGAGTGTTTTCCTGATAGGACCGACGTTCAATGCTTGCATAGGTGGCAGAAGGTTTTGAATCCTGAGCTAGTCAAAGGGCCATGGTCTAAAGAA GAAGATGACATCATTATTCAGATGGTAAAGAAATATGGACCCACGAAATGGTCAACCATCGCCCAAGCTTTGTCAGGACGCATTGGGAAGCAATGTCGCGAAAG GTGGCACAATCACCTTAATCCTGGTATAAACAAAGATGCATGGACGCAAGAAGAGGAGATAAGGCTCATTCAGGCTCATCACATATACGGAAACAAATGGGCTGAACTGTCAAAATTTCTACCAGGAAG GACGGACAATGCAATAAAAAATCATTGGCACAGCTCAGTTAAGAAGAAATATGAATCGTATAGAGCAGAAGGATTACTGGCTCAGTTCCAGGGCCTACCAGCTGCTCTATATCCTACAGGGAGTCTAAATGTTGATTCATCATCTGCAATGATGCAGCAAAATAGTGATGGCAGTGGTTTGAATGTTAATCAGGAGGTACAAGATTCCTCGGAGTTTAGCCAATCAGCATTGGCTAATATTTCTTCTTCTCAAGTGGAGCAAGTTGATGAGCCTGTGGGCTGTCATGGGCAAATACATTCCAGTGATGGAGCGCATGACTCTTACTCTTCATGTCAGGAAGCATGCGATACTAAAGCCAACGATGCTGCCTCTACTTTACCAGAGACTCGTCACCAGTTGTCAATCTCTGAAAATGATCCAGATATGCACTGGCAGCAAGACCTTTCTGTAGCCGACTTCGATCTTCAGTCAGAACTGTGGCAGGATATTTCTTATCAGAGTCTTACTGCACCAGACTCCATCAGTGCTGATTCTTTCTTCAGCCCAAATTACCAGCACAGTGCATGCTCATCTGAAGTTGCGAACAATTTTGAAGAACCACTTTATCCATTGCATACATACTCATCAAGCAGGACAGGCACTGTGCATCATCAAAGTTCTGCAACATCAGTACCTCCATCCTTTATTTGTTCAGGCCGTGCTAGCCAGATTGTTTCCAGTGAACTGCCTATAGTACCAGAATCCAAAGAGCAACAGATGACAAGTGTTGAAGAGTCACTGCCTATAGTGCCAGAATCCAAAGAGCAACAGCTGACAAGTGTTGAAGAGTCACAACCTTTGGAATCTACAACCATGGGAAGAGAAGCGTCACCAAACCATGGTAAATCCGTGGTAGGACAAAAGCAGCATTCAGAATCTTTATGCTATgaacctccttgctttccaagcctTGAAGTTCCATTTGTCAGCTGCGAGCTCATAAGCTCGAGTGACCTGCCAGAATATAGTCCTCTTGGCATTCGACAGTTCATGAGGCCATCCATGAGCTTCTCCACTCCACTAAGATTATGGAGCTCCCCTACACGCGATAGGAGTCCTGATGATGTGCTGAAAAGTGCTGCCAAAAGTTCTGTATGCACACCGTCGATAATGAAGAAGCGGCAGAGAGAGCCCCCATCTCCTATTCCAGATGTAAGACTTGCAAAGAAAATGGGTACTGAAAAGGATTGTGGTAGCTCAGCCATGCCATCCACAAGAACTGAGAGATCTTGCAGAGATGCCACTCGAGATGATTCGCTTGATTTGATTCCTGAAAATTCGAAAGATATCATTTATCAGGGTAAAACTGAAGATAATGCAAACATAAATACTTTGGAGAAACGAGAGAGATGTTCCACTACCGAGAGGGATACCGCTTACAATCTA GTATCCGCAGGGATTCTTACTGATAGGAATGGTCCAAATCCAGAACGTCGGAAGCTAAATACCCCTACAAAAtctttttctaaagacataatatcttCTCGATCAAAACCAACAGAACTTCTCGTTGAAAAATCTTCAGTGTATATCAATGCTGATTATGAGTATGTAAACAT ACTAGCTGATACCCCAGGAATCAAAAGAGGGTTAGAATCTCCTTCTGCATGGAAATCTCCTTTGTTCACAAACTTCCAG GATGGATTCTTCATGAGCCCAACAGGCACAACTTTTGATGCTCTAGGATTGGTgaagcaaataaatgagcagaacgctCCAGCTCTGGAGGAAGCGCATGAACTCCTGGAAAGTGGGAGCCTATGTAACAAGGAAAGCTCTGATAAGGAAAACATAAAACATATTGTTATCAAGAAGGAACATGCTACAACCAATCAGATATCCAATGTCATG TCGGAAGCAAGGATTCTTGATTTCAACGAGTGCACCACACCTGTGAAGAAGAAAGAAGACAACAGATGCAGCACTTTAGGAAGATCTCCAACTTCCTCTTATGTCTTGAAGAATGTGCGGTAG